Proteins from one Suncus etruscus isolate mSunEtr1 chromosome 3, mSunEtr1.pri.cur, whole genome shotgun sequence genomic window:
- the SLC39A6 gene encoding zinc transporter ZIP6 gives MARNLSLILILTFALSVTNPLHEVEPATAFPTTENMIPNWESSINVDLAVTTRRHHLQQLFHRYGENNSLSVEGFQKLLQNIGLDKMKRIHIHHDHEHHSDHDHHSHHNHAASSKNHRKALCPDHGSESSGKESKASQGTGAHRSERASSRRNVLKDGMGRNKVTSTADNVISEGTHFLETIETPKPGKLLPKDLSGATPPSITEKSQVVQLGGRKTNESMSEPRKSFMYSRNTNENAQECFNASKLLTSHGIGIQVLLNATQFSYLCPAIINQIDARSCLVHTTSEKKTEVPPKTHSLQIAWVGGFIAISIISFLSLLGVILVPLMNRVFFKFLLSFLVALAVGTLSGDAFLHLLPHSHASHHHSHSHEETVEMKRGPLFSHLSSQDLEENAYFDSTWKGLTALGGLYFMFLVEHLLTLIKQFKDKKKKNPKKPESDDDVEIKKQLSKYESQLCTNEEKVDADDRSEGYLRTDSQDPSNFDSQQPAMLEEEEVMIAHSHPQEVYNEYVPRGCKNKCHSHFHDTLGQSDDLIHHHHDYHHILHHHHHQNHHPHSHSQRYSREELKDAGIATLAWMVIMGDGLHNFSDGLAIGAAFTEGLSSGLSTSVAVFCHELPHELGDFAVLLKAGMTVKQAVLYNALSAMLAYLGMATGIFIGHYAENVSMWIFALTAGLFMYVALVDMVPEMLHNDASDHGCSRWGYFFLQNAGILLGFGIMLLISIFEHKIVFRINF, from the exons ATGGCGAGGAATTTGTCCCTCATCTTGATCCTGACCTTTGCCTTGTCAGTTACAAATCCTCTTCATGAAGTAGAACCAGCGACGGCTTTTCCTACCACTGAGAACATGATTCCAAATTGGGAATCCAGCATTAATGTTGACTTGGCAGTTACCACACGGCGACACCACCTACAGCAGCTTTTCCATCGTTACGGAGAGAATAATTCCTTGTCCGTTGAAGGTTTCCAAAAATTGCTTCAGAATATAGGCctagataaaatgaaaagaatccaCATACATCATGACCACGAACATCACTCTGATCATGATCATCACTCTCATCATAACCATGCTGCTTCCAGTAAGAATCACCGCAAAGCTCTTTGCCCAGACCACGGCTCTGAGAGCTCAGGGAAAGAGAGCAAAGCCAGCCAGGGCACAGGAGCTCACCGATCAGAACGTGCCAGTAGTAGAAGGAATGTCTTAAAGGATGGCATGGGTAGGAATAAAGTGACCTCAACTGCAGATAATGTGATCTCTGAAGGAACTCACTTTCTAGAGACCATTGAAACTCCCAAACCTGGAAAACTTTTACCCAAAGATCTGAGCGGTGCCACACCACCCAGTATCACGGAAAAAAGCCAGGTGGTCCAGCTTGGTGGTAGAAAAACCAACGAATCTATGAGTGAACCTCGAAAAAGCTTTATGTATTCCAGAAACACAAATGAAAATGCACAAGAG TGTTTCAATGCATCAAAGCTGCTTACTTCTCATGGCATTGGCATCCAGGTTCTGCTGAATGCGACACAGTTCAGCTATCTTTGCCCAGCTATCATCAACCAAATTGATGCTAGATCCTGTCTGGTTCACACGACTagtgaaaaaaaaactgaagtccCTCCAAAGACTCATTCTTTACAAATAG CCTGGGTCGGGGGCTTTATCGCCATCTCCATCATCAGCTTCCTCTCTTTGCTGGGTGTCATTTTAGTGCCACTCATGAATCGAGTGTTTTTCAAATTTCTCCTGAGTTTTCTTGTGGCTTTGGCTGTTGGAACATTGAGCGGTGATGCTTTTTTACATCTGCTTCCTCAT TCTCATGCAAGTCACCACCACAGTCACAGTCATGAAGAGACAGTAGAAATGAAGAGGGGTCCACTCTTTAGTCACTTGTCTTCTCAGGACCTCGAAGAAAATGCCTATTTTGATTCTACCTGGAAGGGTCTGACAGCTCTAGGAGGCTTGTATTTCATGTTTCTTGTTGAACATCTTCTCACTTTGATCAAACAATttaaagataagaagaaaaag AATCcaaaaaaacctgaaagtgaCGACGATGTGGAAATTAAAAAGCAGTTGTCCAAGTATGAATCTCAGCTTTGTACAAATGAAGAGAAAGTGGATGCAGATGATC GATCTGAAGGCTACTTACGAACAGACTCTCAAGATCCCTCCAACTTTGATTCTCAACAGCCAGCAATGTTGGAGGAAGAAGAGGTCATGATAGCTCATTCTCATCCACAAGAAGTCTACAATGAATATGTACCCAGGGGGTGCAAAAACAAGTGCCATTCTCATTTCCATGATACACTTGGCCAGTCAGATGACCTCATTCACCACCATCATGACTACCACCACATtcttcatcaccaccaccaccaaaaccaCCACCCCCACAGTCACAGTCAGCGCTACTCTAGGGAAGAGCTGAAAGATGCTGGCATCGCAACTTTGGCGTGGATGGTGATCATGGGTGATGGACTACACAATTTCAGTGATGGCCTAGCAATTG GTGCTGCTTTTACTGAAGGTTTATCAAGTGGTCTAAGTACTTCTGTTGCTGTGTTTTGTCACGAGTTACCTCATGAATTAG GTGACTTCGCTGTTTTACTCAAGGCTGGCATGACTGTTAAGCAAGCTGTTCTTTACAATGCTTTATCAGCCATGTTGGCATATCTGGGAATGGCAACAGGAATTTTCATTGGCCATTATGCTGAAAATGTTTCTATGTGGATTTTTGCACTTACTGCTGGCTTGTTCATGTATGTTGCTTTGGTTGATATG gtaCCAGAGATGCTGCACAATGATGCTAGTGACCATGGATGTAGCCGttggggatatttttttttacagaatgcTGGGATTCTTTTGGGGTTTGGAATTATGTTGCTTATTTCCATATTTGAACATAAAATTGTGTTTCGTATAAATTTCTAA